One window from the genome of Dolosigranulum savutiense encodes:
- the murQ gene encoding N-acetylmuramic acid 6-phosphate etherase — MKQDIKSLETEQHNHQSTNIDKMNTLDILKTINNEDKQIPSVIHKNLNNIEKVVDESYKSLKDGGRLIYIGAGTSGRLGVLDASECPPTYGVTPDLVQGIMAGGNEAIFRAQEGVEDRPEEGEKDLKEINLTEKDMVIGITASGRTPYVLGALNYANSIQAGTSSISCASYSEVSDVAQFPIEIITGPEVVTGSTRMKAGTAQKLVLNMISTAVMIKLGKVYQNYMVDLKASNYKLKIRSINILKEILTINDSQALELLEQANGHVKLALLLGMTDLKIDKAKEQLKQSNGHLRKAIEGEENK; from the coding sequence ATGAAGCAAGATATTAAGTCATTAGAAACTGAACAGCATAACCACCAAAGTACAAATATTGATAAGATGAATACACTAGATATTTTAAAAACTATTAATAATGAGGATAAACAAATTCCTAGTGTAATTCATAAAAATCTGAATAATATTGAGAAAGTAGTAGATGAATCATATAAATCACTCAAAGATGGTGGTCGTCTGATATATATTGGAGCAGGGACTTCAGGACGATTAGGTGTATTAGATGCATCTGAATGTCCCCCAACGTATGGTGTTACTCCTGATCTTGTGCAAGGAATTATGGCAGGTGGAAATGAAGCTATATTTAGAGCTCAGGAAGGGGTAGAAGATAGACCAGAAGAAGGAGAAAAAGATTTAAAAGAGATAAACTTGACTGAAAAGGATATGGTTATTGGGATTACTGCTAGTGGCCGTACACCGTATGTTTTAGGTGCTTTAAACTATGCTAATTCAATACAAGCTGGAACAAGTAGTATCTCATGTGCTAGTTATAGTGAAGTAAGTGATGTTGCTCAATTTCCAATTGAAATCATTACTGGACCTGAAGTAGTAACAGGTTCTACTAGAATGAAAGCAGGAACAGCTCAAAAATTAGTTTTAAATATGATTTCAACGGCTGTTATGATCAAGTTAGGTAAGGTTTATCAAAATTATATGGTAGATTTGAAAGCAAGTAATTATAAATTGAAAATTCGCTCTATTAATATCTTGAAAGAAATACTTACTATTAACGATAGTCAAGCACTTGAACTGTTGGAACAAGCAAACGGACATGTTAAATTAGCCTTATTATTAGGGATGACAGACCTTAAAATAGATAAAGCTAAAGAACAATTAAAACAAAGTAATGGACATTTGAGAAAAGCAATTGAGGGAGAGGAAAATAAATGA
- a CDS encoding PTS fructose transporter subunit IIC has translation MAIKKKVIGGSSKNNNSDLNKKTSSNQNSFWSEVSKHLMTGISYMIPVLIMGGLLGALSQLIPYVILNINPDVGIVEAMNNGDYHGLDLSLLQLSELLSTFGFTLFGFAIPIFAAFTASSIGGKTALIAGFIGGYVSVNPIDRLSEVDGLWTPTEPVASGFLGAIVIAFGIGYLVKYLNEKINLPHSWLAFKTTFLIPIIAGIITMIAMYYIVTPVGGLLNKGIQQLLEKAGDAGEIVYALVLSAATAFDLGGPVNKAAGFVAYGFTVEEILPVTARNLAIVIPSIGLGLATIIDKFLVGKRVYERQFHEAGKTSVFLAFMGISEGAIPFALENPAFVIPINMVGAMLGGTVAVLLGAVQWFPESAIWAWPLIENFIAYVAGLFIGSVFIAVANVYYRNYLIKKGKLNVI, from the coding sequence ATGGCTATTAAGAAAAAAGTAATTGGTGGAAGTTCAAAGAATAACAATTCAGATTTGAATAAAAAGACCTCTAGTAACCAAAATTCATTTTGGTCAGAAGTTAGTAAACACTTAATGACAGGTATTTCGTATATGATCCCAGTTCTTATTATGGGTGGATTACTAGGAGCATTATCACAATTAATTCCATACGTAATTTTAAATATAAATCCTGATGTTGGAATAGTTGAAGCAATGAATAATGGTGACTATCACGGATTAGACCTATCTTTGTTGCAGCTATCAGAATTATTATCTACATTTGGATTTACATTATTTGGATTTGCAATTCCAATATTTGCTGCATTTACAGCATCTTCAATTGGAGGAAAGACAGCACTGATAGCAGGATTTATTGGAGGATATGTGTCAGTTAATCCAATTGATAGGTTATCTGAAGTAGATGGTCTGTGGACTCCAACAGAACCAGTAGCATCTGGATTTTTAGGTGCAATAGTTATTGCTTTTGGAATAGGTTACTTAGTTAAATATTTAAATGAAAAGATAAATTTACCTCATAGTTGGTTAGCATTTAAAACCACCTTTTTAATTCCGATTATTGCTGGAATAATAACAATGATTGCAATGTATTATATTGTAACACCTGTGGGGGGCTTATTAAATAAAGGGATACAACAACTTTTGGAGAAAGCAGGAGATGCGGGAGAAATTGTGTACGCATTAGTCCTTTCAGCTGCAACTGCATTTGATTTAGGAGGTCCAGTTAACAAAGCAGCAGGATTCGTAGCATATGGGTTTACAGTGGAAGAAATTTTACCTGTAACCGCAAGAAATCTAGCCATTGTAATTCCAAGTATTGGTTTAGGTTTAGCTACAATTATTGATAAATTTCTTGTAGGTAAGAGAGTGTACGAGAGACAGTTTCATGAAGCAGGAAAAACTTCAGTTTTTTTAGCTTTTATGGGAATTTCAGAAGGAGCAATTCCTTTTGCACTAGAAAATCCAGCTTTTGTAATTCCAATAAATATGGTAGGAGCAATGTTAGGTGGAACAGTTGCTGTGTTATTAGGGGCGGTACAATGGTTTCCAGAATCAGCAATTTGGGCGTGGCCTTTAATTGAAAACTTTATTGCATATGTTGCGGGCCTTTTTATTGGTTCAGTTTTTATTGCTGTAGCTAATGTATACTACAGAAACTATCTAATAAAAAAAGGAAAGTTAAACGTTATTTAA
- a CDS encoding PTS sugar transporter subunit IIB, translated as MKILFVCSGGMSSSIAIKALEKEANKQDVKVDVKAVGSSALEQELENSVDVVMVAPQIKHRFKNLKEIANDYNVPIDLIEPTAYSPMGGKKLLSQALSLSEE; from the coding sequence ATGAAGATATTATTTGTATGTTCTGGAGGTATGTCAAGTTCAATTGCAATCAAAGCTTTAGAAAAAGAAGCCAATAAACAAGATGTAAAAGTTGACGTAAAAGCTGTAGGAAGTTCTGCTTTGGAACAAGAACTTGAAAATAGTGTGGATGTTGTTATGGTCGCACCGCAAATAAAACACCGATTTAAGAATTTGAAAGAGATTGCTAATGATTATAATGTGCCAATTGACTTGATTGAACCAACAGCATATAGTCCAATGGGTGGCAAGAAATTGTTAAGCCAAGCATTAAGTTTGTCTGAAGAATAA
- a CDS encoding MupG family TIM beta-alpha barrel fold protein, with protein MRRLGISIYPEKSSENKIKNYLKEMATIGCSRIFSCLLSAEESKDKIIEKYKAINEYGQSLGYEVIVDVSPKVFDKLNIGYDDLAFFNEINADGLRLDVGFTGAEEALMTYNEYGLKIEINMSNNTHTIDTIMDYRPNKYKLYGCHNFYPHQKTGLSLEYFKKCTSRFNKYNLKIAAFVTSQADKTFGPWPVTDSLPTLEIHRNLPLHVQIKHFLALDTIDDIIISNCYPTEDEISQIRGLDLNLVTFNVRTVENLPETEREILFEMLHWNRGDINENLIRSTQSRVKYKQHTFDLFNAPDTIHRGDVIIESSEYGHYAGELQIAKQEMKNSGKSNVVGHVEEDEIFILDYIKPWQKFKFKEG; from the coding sequence ATGAGACGATTAGGTATATCAATTTATCCTGAAAAATCTTCGGAGAATAAGATTAAGAATTACTTGAAAGAAATGGCCACTATAGGATGTTCTAGAATATTTTCGTGTTTGTTATCTGCAGAAGAATCCAAAGATAAAATTATTGAAAAATATAAAGCAATTAATGAGTACGGACAATCATTAGGATATGAAGTAATCGTGGATGTATCTCCAAAAGTGTTTGATAAATTAAATATTGGGTATGATGACTTAGCCTTTTTCAATGAGATTAATGCTGATGGGCTAAGATTGGATGTAGGATTTACTGGAGCAGAAGAAGCTCTGATGACTTATAATGAATATGGGTTAAAAATTGAAATTAATATGAGTAATAACACACATACGATTGATACAATTATGGATTATCGACCCAATAAATATAAACTGTATGGTTGCCATAATTTTTACCCCCACCAAAAAACTGGTTTGTCACTTGAATATTTTAAAAAGTGTACAAGTCGATTCAATAAATATAATTTAAAAATAGCTGCATTCGTTACAAGTCAAGCAGATAAAACGTTTGGACCTTGGCCAGTTACAGACAGTTTACCAACACTTGAAATACATCGAAACTTACCCCTTCATGTTCAAATAAAACATTTTTTAGCGCTAGATACCATTGATGATATCATTATTTCTAATTGTTATCCAACTGAGGATGAAATAAGTCAAATTAGAGGCTTGGACCTTAATTTAGTGACATTTAATGTACGAACAGTTGAAAACTTACCAGAAACTGAGAGAGAAATATTATTTGAAATGTTACATTGGAACCGTGGAGATATTAATGAGAACTTGATTCGTTCTACTCAAAGTCGTGTTAAGTATAAACAACATACTTTTGATCTATTTAATGCACCAGATACTATTCACAGAGGAGATGTTATTATTGAAAGCAGTGAGTATGGTCATTATGCAGGAGAACTTCAAATTGCAAAACAAGAGATGAAAAATAGTGGGAAAAGTAATGTAGTTGGACATGTTGAAGAAGATGAAATCTTTATTTTAGATTATATTAAACCGTGGCAAAAATTTAAATTTAAAGAAGGGTAG
- a CDS encoding PTS sugar transporter subunit IIA, whose amino-acid sequence MIVKESYIKLDKSIKNQEDVIEYLSMIAFENNLIKESIVDELKKREEEYPTSIGEKIAIPHAKTDKVLKSTVLLVRLDKEIEWGEEEVKLILCLLSKEQESENHLNMLSQISRKMMHNSFKKILFNAKSKKEIEVELNNMEGIE is encoded by the coding sequence ATGATAGTTAAAGAGTCGTATATTAAACTAGATAAAAGTATAAAGAATCAGGAAGATGTTATTGAATACCTTTCTATGATAGCTTTTGAAAATAATCTAATAAAGGAGAGTATTGTTGATGAGCTAAAAAAAAGAGAAGAAGAATATCCAACTTCAATTGGAGAAAAAATTGCAATTCCTCATGCAAAAACGGATAAAGTATTAAAATCTACGGTGCTCCTTGTGAGGCTAGATAAAGAGATAGAATGGGGGGAAGAAGAAGTTAAGTTAATTTTATGTTTGTTGAGTAAAGAGCAAGAGAGTGAAAATCACTTAAACATGTTGTCTCAGATATCAAGAAAAATGATGCATAATTCATTTAAAAAGATATTGTTTAATGCTAAAAGTAAAAAAGAAATTGAAGTAGAGTTAAATAATATGGAGGGAATAGAATGA
- a CDS encoding fructose PTS transporter subunit IIB — translation MSKNLIAICACPMGLAHTFMAAEAIEIEAEKRGYAYKIETQGSDGIKNKLEKSDIENADIIIHAVAVTPLELERFNGYEVYEIKLQDMIKNASSLFDEIEEDINIGSE, via the coding sequence ATGAGTAAAAATTTAATTGCTATTTGTGCATGTCCTATGGGATTAGCACATACATTTATGGCGGCAGAGGCTATAGAAATTGAAGCTGAAAAAAGAGGATATGCTTATAAAATTGAAACTCAGGGGTCAGATGGTATAAAAAACAAACTAGAAAAATCAGATATTGAAAATGCAGATATAATTATTCATGCTGTAGCCGTAACTCCTCTTGAGTTAGAAAGATTTAATGGTTATGAAGTATATGAAATTAAACTTCAAGATATGATAAAAAATGCATCAAGTTTATTTGATGAAATTGAAGAAGATATAAATATAGGGAGTGAGTAA
- a CDS encoding PTS lactose/cellobiose transporter subunit IIA — MELETIIFELISQAGNAKSMMFEALDEIKSGHIEKSRQIMKKASTELNKAHNAQTKLIQSEINGDKVDVSLLLIHAQDHLMSAVQTEDMIKILIEQQSEINELKKGRE; from the coding sequence ATGGAGTTAGAAACAATTATTTTTGAATTAATTAGTCAAGCAGGAAATGCAAAAAGTATGATGTTTGAGGCATTAGATGAAATAAAAAGTGGTCATATTGAAAAAAGCAGACAGATAATGAAAAAGGCTTCTACTGAGTTAAATAAAGCTCATAATGCCCAGACAAAACTTATTCAGTCAGAAATTAACGGTGATAAAGTAGATGTTTCATTACTACTAATTCATGCACAGGATCATTTAATGTCTGCGGTGCAAACGGAAGATATGATTAAGATATTGATAGAACAACAATCAGAAATTAATGAATTAAAGAAAGGAAGAGAGTAA
- a CDS encoding PTS sugar transporter subunit IIC, which yields MKRIVDFFENKFAPVMSDLAEQRHLRAIRDGIIATLPLIIIGSMFLVIGFLPNQLPDSWAFTQFIAEYQFEILLPYRMTMYIMTLYAVFGIGASLANSYKLDKVSGGILAETAFLMTIVPQMIEAPSEELMGIISETSELQAYIDSITQGFVLPMPNLGSAGMFVGIIMAIFAVEVYRFTETSGFRISMPEEVPESVARSFESLTPAAIIILVTATITMWLDINLHEIVAKVVEPLVSASDSLPSVVIIVLFTLVFWSFGIHGASIMGTIMRPLWLNLLDGNAAAAASGTELPHIAAEPFFHWFIWIGGAGTTLGLAICLAFFSKSKYANTLGKTTIIPALFNINEPIIFGAPIVLNPILIVPFVISPLVLSVIAWVATSLGFVNRVVTLAPWTLPGPIGAYLATGGDWRAAVLNIILIIIAVLIYYPFFKIYDNNLLKEEGNED from the coding sequence ATGAAGCGTATTGTAGATTTTTTTGAAAATAAATTTGCTCCAGTAATGTCAGATTTAGCTGAACAAAGACACTTACGAGCAATTAGAGATGGGATTATAGCCACTCTACCATTGATTATTATTGGGTCTATGTTTTTAGTTATAGGTTTTTTGCCAAATCAGTTACCAGATAGTTGGGCCTTCACTCAATTTATTGCTGAATATCAATTTGAAATATTATTACCTTATCGGATGACAATGTATATTATGACATTATATGCAGTTTTTGGAATTGGGGCGTCATTAGCGAATAGTTATAAATTAGATAAAGTGTCGGGTGGTATTCTGGCAGAAACTGCATTTTTGATGACAATAGTTCCACAGATGATCGAAGCACCTTCAGAAGAATTAATGGGAATTATTTCTGAAACAAGTGAGTTACAAGCTTATATTGATTCGATTACTCAAGGATTCGTTTTGCCTATGCCGAATCTTGGATCAGCAGGTATGTTTGTTGGAATTATTATGGCAATTTTTGCCGTAGAAGTTTATCGATTTACGGAGACATCGGGTTTTAGAATATCAATGCCAGAGGAAGTACCTGAATCAGTAGCGCGATCATTTGAATCATTAACACCAGCAGCAATTATTATATTAGTAACAGCAACGATTACAATGTGGTTGGATATTAATTTACATGAAATTGTTGCTAAGGTAGTAGAGCCTCTTGTATCTGCATCTGATAGTTTGCCATCTGTTGTTATTATTGTATTATTTACACTTGTATTTTGGTCTTTTGGTATACATGGAGCATCAATTATGGGAACAATTATGAGACCACTATGGTTGAATTTGCTTGATGGGAATGCAGCAGCGGCAGCATCAGGAACTGAATTGCCTCATATTGCAGCAGAACCATTTTTCCACTGGTTTATTTGGATTGGGGGAGCGGGTACCACACTGGGGTTAGCAATTTGCTTAGCGTTTTTCTCAAAGTCTAAATATGCTAATACATTAGGAAAGACAACTATTATTCCCGCTCTATTCAATATTAATGAACCAATTATATTTGGAGCTCCTATTGTTTTAAATCCCATTTTAATTGTACCATTTGTCATTTCTCCGCTAGTATTGTCTGTTATTGCATGGGTTGCAACCTCTCTCGGATTTGTTAATAGAGTTGTTACTTTAGCACCATGGACGCTCCCTGGTCCTATCGGGGCATATTTAGCCACAGGGGGAGATTGGAGAGCGGCTGTATTAAACATTATTTTAATTATTATTGCTGTATTGATTTACTATCCATTCTTTAAAATATACGATAATAATTTGTTGAAAGAAGAAGGGAACGAGGATTAA
- a CDS encoding glycoside hydrolase family 38 C-terminal domain-containing protein, with protein sequence MNNTKIKIIPHTHWDKEWYFTAARSLVYSLKDFDEIISHLESDKEFKCFLLDGQLSIVEEYIELHPEMIENIKSLVKENRLIIGPWFTQPDTLVISGENLLKNLEIGIDLSKKYGGYQNVGYLPDSFGMSSQMPQIYKSFELKYAFFRRGTADHLVKFREFIWEGADGTQIFTHNLHHYGNMAYPPNEDQALIEYYEDIYEQLKDDTKSNIILLYNGEDQKPIRKNLPDLIKMGNDNTNFKIEISTLEDALTELHQTIPGGELDTVQGEFTFGQNSRVHKSIFSTRADLKQMNNRLENYLSNILEPLNTLGYCLGLKYEKLLIDKMWKLMLLNSAHDSIGNCNSDATNEDIKNRYTQVDKLSAELVEFKMREIGINCKQIDLTQFQIYNLLPYRRSDIIRTELYSPYKKFTICDEQNNKYIYDIISSEDVTESYLKKSLKEIGVDNDLNNNWKNEISTLYKYIVEIKVDNIVGVGYKTLYLKEQQIEKNSIQDYKDKNKSFIENKYYKILFQDGCIDLYNKETDTTINNIIQVIDEGDEGDSYDYSKPSYDQKYVGNLLKGYIKEYKFRQKLKIHGKINLARNLSDRINTCMTVEQPFTLLIELTTGSKNIKVDFKTVNKAVEHRMRILFDTLNNNDYSFADIQFGTIKRKTELPQSKIWVEHNWDEKPRTIEPMLSYVTNGFEKNRVQITTESVREYQFVGEKYSSIALTIYRSTTFLGKEELNDRPGRASGTIKPTYDTRYMNEEVGATYWLTILNDEDNELSCARRAKEILTPLLSYQAAQYKNNTDNFILSEPEKKLLPTNYELFSLEEMSVLSTFRKSTRNGEIVIRRFNPHLNEAVSLTKIESKKLSFIKNINSLENEVDFKEKINYCQFVSQLYKN encoded by the coding sequence ATGAATAATACAAAAATAAAAATTATTCCACATACTCATTGGGATAAAGAATGGTATTTTACCGCTGCTAGATCATTGGTATATTCTTTAAAAGATTTTGATGAAATAATTAGTCATTTAGAATCAGATAAAGAATTCAAATGTTTCTTACTTGATGGACAACTATCGATTGTAGAAGAGTATATCGAGTTACATCCTGAAATGATAGAAAATATTAAATCATTAGTAAAAGAAAACCGTTTAATTATTGGACCATGGTTCACCCAACCAGACACTCTTGTTATATCTGGAGAGAATTTATTAAAGAATTTAGAAATAGGCATTGATCTTTCAAAAAAATATGGGGGGTATCAAAATGTGGGTTATCTACCTGATTCATTTGGTATGTCTAGCCAAATGCCTCAAATTTATAAAAGTTTTGAACTGAAGTATGCCTTTTTTAGAAGAGGAACAGCAGATCATTTAGTTAAATTTAGAGAGTTTATTTGGGAGGGAGCTGATGGGACACAAATATTTACACATAATTTACATCATTATGGCAATATGGCTTATCCCCCTAATGAAGATCAAGCCCTAATTGAATATTATGAAGATATTTATGAACAATTAAAAGATGATACAAAATCTAATATAATCTTGTTATATAACGGCGAAGATCAAAAGCCTATTCGGAAAAATTTACCAGACTTGATAAAAATGGGAAATGATAATACAAATTTTAAAATAGAAATAAGTACACTAGAAGATGCCTTAACAGAATTGCATCAAACAATCCCAGGGGGAGAATTAGATACGGTTCAAGGGGAATTTACATTTGGACAAAATTCTAGAGTTCATAAAAGTATCTTTTCAACACGAGCAGATTTAAAACAAATGAATAATAGGTTAGAGAATTACTTAAGTAATATATTAGAGCCATTAAATACATTAGGATACTGCCTAGGTTTAAAATATGAAAAATTATTAATAGATAAAATGTGGAAATTGATGTTATTAAATTCTGCACATGATTCAATTGGGAATTGTAATTCAGATGCTACAAATGAAGATATAAAAAATAGATACACACAAGTAGATAAATTATCGGCAGAGCTTGTTGAATTTAAAATGAGAGAAATAGGTATTAATTGTAAACAAATTGACTTAACACAATTTCAAATCTATAATTTATTACCTTATCGTCGTTCAGATATTATACGTACAGAATTATACTCGCCTTACAAAAAATTTACTATTTGTGATGAACAAAATAATAAGTATATATATGACATAATATCTAGTGAAGATGTTACAGAATCCTATTTGAAAAAGTCATTAAAGGAAATAGGTGTAGATAATGATCTGAATAATAATTGGAAAAATGAAATTTCAACTCTTTACAAATATATAGTTGAAATTAAAGTGGATAATATTGTAGGAGTTGGGTATAAAACATTATATTTAAAAGAACAACAAATAGAGAAGAATAGTATACAAGACTATAAAGATAAAAATAAATCCTTTATTGAAAATAAATACTATAAAATATTATTTCAAGATGGTTGTATTGATTTGTATAATAAAGAAACAGATACAACTATAAATAATATCATTCAAGTAATTGATGAAGGAGATGAGGGGGATTCGTATGATTATTCAAAACCATCCTATGATCAAAAATATGTAGGTAATCTCCTTAAAGGGTATATTAAAGAATATAAATTTAGACAAAAATTAAAAATTCATGGAAAGATAAATTTAGCTAGAAATTTAAGTGATAGAATAAATACATGTATGACAGTAGAGCAACCTTTTACTTTATTGATTGAATTAACCACAGGGTCAAAAAATATAAAAGTTGATTTTAAAACAGTAAATAAAGCAGTCGAACATAGAATGAGAATACTATTTGATACATTGAATAATAATGATTATTCATTTGCAGATATACAATTTGGGACAATAAAACGGAAAACAGAATTACCTCAAAGTAAAATATGGGTGGAACATAATTGGGATGAGAAACCTAGAACAATTGAACCAATGTTAAGTTATGTAACAAATGGATTTGAAAAAAATCGGGTACAAATCACAACTGAATCTGTTAGGGAGTATCAATTTGTTGGAGAAAAGTATAGCAGTATAGCCTTAACGATTTATAGATCAACTACATTTCTTGGAAAAGAAGAGTTAAATGATAGACCTGGGAGAGCTTCAGGGACAATCAAACCAACTTATGATACAAGATATATGAATGAGGAAGTTGGTGCAACATATTGGCTAACGATACTAAATGATGAAGATAATGAATTATCTTGTGCTAGACGTGCTAAAGAAATTTTAACACCGTTACTGTCTTATCAAGCAGCACAATATAAAAATAATACAGATAACTTTATTTTATCTGAACCAGAGAAAAAGTTACTTCCTACCAACTATGAATTATTTAGTTTAGAAGAAATGAGTGTATTATCAACCTTTAGAAAATCAACAAGGAATGGAGAAATCGTCATTAGAAGGTTTAATCCACATCTAAATGAAGCAGTCAGTTTAACAAAAATAGAATCAAAAAAATTATCGTTTATAAAAAATATTAATAGTTTAGAGAATGAAGTTGATTTTAAAGAAAAGATTAATTATTGTCAATTTGTAAGTCAGTTGTATAAAAATTAA
- a CDS encoding BadF/BadG/BcrA/BcrD ATPase family protein: MYFIGIDGGGTSTDFSLFDSKMDCLKTIQLPTCHVSHVDKERAIKILAQGIDDLIATINDIDLPEVQIAIGLAGYGNDKQLRYKIEEICEQAFSPFKYKIYNDAQIALAGAFNNQDGIILIAGTGSIGIARKDKQYQRCGGWGEMIGDEGSGYWIGRKILQVFSQMVDGRMKKTSLVDVLLEELSIETPYQLISYVDNNLRANRTEVAKLSKIVSHPLLKNDEAIQEILNWAAKNLADVVNTLGSLYDEPVKLSKIGGLWEIGHPLIEPFNTYLDTNIEAVRALNSPQYGAVLLLKDDK, from the coding sequence ATGTATTTTATTGGGATTGATGGTGGAGGTACTTCTACAGATTTTTCATTATTTGATAGCAAAATGGACTGTTTGAAAACTATTCAACTACCCACTTGTCATGTATCACATGTAGACAAAGAAAGAGCCATTAAAATTTTAGCTCAAGGTATAGATGATTTAATAGCAACCATTAATGATATTGATTTACCTGAAGTTCAAATTGCAATTGGATTAGCGGGTTATGGTAATGATAAGCAGTTGAGATATAAGATCGAAGAGATATGCGAACAGGCTTTTTCACCATTTAAATATAAAATTTATAATGATGCACAGATAGCTTTAGCGGGAGCTTTCAACAATCAAGATGGTATTATACTAATTGCGGGAACAGGATCAATTGGAATAGCTAGAAAAGATAAGCAGTACCAAAGATGCGGAGGTTGGGGTGAAATGATTGGAGATGAAGGGAGTGGTTATTGGATAGGGAGAAAAATACTTCAAGTGTTTTCTCAGATGGTTGATGGAAGAATGAAGAAGACCAGTTTGGTTGATGTGTTATTAGAGGAATTATCCATAGAAACTCCTTATCAGCTGATAAGTTATGTCGATAATAACTTGAGAGCAAATCGAACTGAAGTAGCTAAGCTATCAAAAATAGTAAGTCATCCATTATTGAAAAATGATGAAGCTATCCAGGAAATTTTAAATTGGGCGGCGAAAAATTTAGCTGATGTTGTTAATACATTAGGCTCATTATATGATGAACCGGTAAAATTAAGTAAAATTGGTGGATTATGGGAAATTGGCCATCCTTTAATTGAACCATTTAACACATATTTAGATACTAACATTGAAGCTGTTCGAGCTTTAAATAGTCCACAATATGGAGCTGTTTTGCTTTTAAAAGATGATAAATAA